In Bacteroidia bacterium, the following are encoded in one genomic region:
- a CDS encoding antibiotic biosynthesis monooxygenase: protein MITRIVVLTFEENKVQEFLSLFDEHARQIRNYPGCMELVLCKDTRIANRFYTYSVWNSEQDLENYRQSDFFRQLWSKIKGLLKEKPLAFSLQAYKQIP from the coding sequence ATGATTACACGAATAGTTGTCTTAACTTTTGAAGAAAATAAAGTCCAAGAGTTTCTAAGCTTGTTTGATGAACACGCACGGCAAATTAGAAATTATCCCGGTTGTATGGAATTGGTTTTGTGTAAAGATACGCGCATAGCTAATCGCTTTTACACGTACAGTGTGTGGAATTCAGAACAGGACTTAGAAAACTATCGCCAAAGTGATTTTTTTAGACAGTTATGGTCAAAAATAAAAGGGCTGCTGAAAGAAAAGCCTCTTGCTTTTTCTCTGCAAGCGTACAAACAAATTCCTTGA
- a CDS encoding TIGR01777 family oxidoreductase produces MKVVLAGCTGFIGKPLTEYLVQKGYDVVSLVRKNNPALPSTVKQVLWNGKDQGEWSKEIDGAHAVVNLSGAGIADKRWTDERKKLIVSSRVESTQAIKTAIENAIQKPKVWINASAVGYYGKLDNQIATEGSPAGNDFLADTCRMWEEATKGAEKYTRLVILRIGVVLEKDGGALPKMAMPFKMFVGGHTGSGKQGFPWIHRDDVIGLIEFAIKNDKVEGVINATAPELLNNKEFCKVLAKVLKRPNLFPVPAFMLKMIFGEMSAMLLEGQLVKPLRAQEYGYTFKYPTAESALKAIYG; encoded by the coding sequence CCTAACTGAATACCTAGTCCAAAAGGGGTACGATGTAGTTTCTTTGGTAAGAAAAAACAATCCTGCATTACCTAGCACGGTCAAACAAGTACTTTGGAACGGAAAAGATCAAGGAGAATGGAGTAAAGAAATAGATGGCGCGCACGCAGTGGTCAATCTTTCGGGTGCAGGCATAGCAGATAAAAGATGGACAGATGAACGCAAAAAGTTAATTGTTAGCAGTAGAGTAGAAAGTACCCAAGCCATTAAAACAGCAATTGAAAATGCCATTCAAAAGCCCAAAGTGTGGATAAATGCATCTGCTGTCGGATATTATGGCAAACTAGATAATCAAATTGCCACAGAAGGAAGCCCTGCGGGCAATGACTTTCTTGCCGATACCTGCCGCATGTGGGAAGAAGCCACAAAAGGTGCAGAAAAGTACACTCGCTTAGTGATTCTTCGGATAGGAGTAGTTTTAGAAAAGGACGGCGGTGCTTTACCTAAAATGGCTATGCCATTTAAAATGTTTGTAGGTGGGCATACAGGTTCAGGAAAACAAGGATTCCCGTGGATACACAGGGATGACGTAATAGGACTAATCGAATTTGCAATTAAAAACGACAAGGTAGAGGGCGTTATTAACGCTACTGCGCCAGAGTTACTTAATAACAAAGAATTCTGTAAAGTACTAGCCAAAGTTTTGAAGCGCCCCAATTTATTCCCCGTACCTGCTTTCATGCTTAAAATGATTTTTGGAGAAATGAGCGCTATGCTTTTAGAAGGACAACTTGTAAAACCTCTACGCGCGCAGGAGTATGGCTATACATTCAAATACCCAACTGCTGAAAGCGCACTAAAAGCAATTTACGGATAA